The following nucleotide sequence is from Salmo salar chromosome ssa08, Ssal_v3.1, whole genome shotgun sequence.
TCCTTGTCCTCTTCATCCACTTTGGAAGCGATGAAGAAGAGGCTGAGGAGTTGGAGGAAGGTAATCATGGTGGCAGAATTATATCCAACGGTTCGACACCTGGCCGTTTTATCTAGGCTAAGGGTCTGGGAGGAGCCAAGCGCATGGGATTAGAGGTTTCTCAACTTTGCGGTGCAATTTTGACAGAAATAAAGGAGCTTTCTGCTAATCGTGTGGTTTCGAGGGCGGCTTAATTTCAAAACCGAGGGTTTAATCGGGGGAAGTGTTCCGGTTATGTGGCTTTCATTGGCAAATCAGAAAAACAAATCACCAGTTTGAAAGGTCATAAATATTTTATAGCCTGAATAAACAGTCAGGTTGAGCTGTATAATGCTGACTCACTCTTGATATTTCTGGAACTGTGAATATGATATAGTAGAAAGAAAATAATAATGCATAGTCATTACTAAGAAATATTATCCAGAGAATGTGTATATTTTATGAATGTGGCTTTTGCGTAAATCTACTTTATATGATTAAGTATTTGGGTTTGGAAATACAATGGGGATATATTGGGGATTTTATGTGGCCAATATTACATCAATAACATGATCATTTGAAAATGCTGTTTGGTATTGACAGAGATGCAATGTGAGTATTAAGATGCACTGTGATTGTATGTACCTAACTGTATTGAAAAATGTGTGGAAAAATACTTCAAATGTCAACTATTTACATTTTTCTTGAAACCAGACCAAAACAAACCAAATGATGACTTCCAATATCTTTATTAACATTTCTTATATTTACAATGTATTTGACTGAAAACAAAATGATTTGCTCTCAAAACACATTCATAAAAGTATTGTATTAATCAGCGTAGTACTCTTAGAGTTTCAAACTGAATGTAtctatataaaaatatattaaaaaaaagagTATCATTATTGAAGAAATTACATTATTTACAGATTATACTACATTGACTTACACAGTAAGATAAAAAGTATAAATGCGCCTTGACCAATCTTTTGGGGGAAATAAGGATGATACTTTGGTCACGGAGGGATCATATGGCCTTTATAATTCCTTAATGGCCTACATACAATACCGTAAGTGTTGACATGAACACTCAAATGTAAATTGCTAGGCCTACAACCACATTGCCCTCTGTTTACTTTTGGCTGGCAAGTATCAAATCAAAAGTGAATGGATGGTAGCTCTTGCTGTAACAATGGCCTATTATATGATATGCCACTATAGGCCTATACCAAAGGCATATGAGTTGGGAGGTGCCAAGTAATGTCATCACAAGGACCAATGAAAAGACACTATCCTAAATAGTTTCTATTGAAATGTCCATGGGAGTGTTTGAAGGTTTGAAATTTGGCCTCTCAGCCAGCCATCCACAGAGTGAAGGAGATGAGGATTGTGGGTAATGTAGTTGAAGGCGCAAGGCCAAAGCAGAGGATGTAGATCATTCCCAGGAGAACGCTGAGAAAGACACTCCTCTGGTCTTGAATGATTGATTTCAGGCACTCACAAAACTGCAAAGAAATGAGATAAATGATGCAATTAATAAACATGTATGTATAGGACTTTTATGAACAATTCATTTTAGGCGTATTCAATTATTTATGTTCTAAATTTAAACTTTTATGAATTAtggaagaaaagagagaagacCTTGGATGAAATAACACCAGAACATCAAACCAaagcccaaataaatgtattTTCAGTAACACTGAATAAAACAATGTTTCTGAATATAGTTGCCTATTATATTAACCATGGcataatataataaaaaaatggagatataaatacaaaataaggGATTGGAAATATCAAAGGTTGAAGATGCTGTTCCCAATAAGTAATACAACCATGTCTAACCTAAATGAACAATTCAATCCAATGCATTTGTAATAATATTAATGTAAATGCAAATATCTGAAAACATTATCTATGTCATAATCTAAAGATAACAGTCCTGTCCTGTGATACAGGTTATGCATATGCAAAATATTTTAAGAAGACACTACATTTATCTCCTGTGGCGAAAAAGTTAAGGAGTCAGAATTATGCACAACGTAATtgtattgaaaataaataaataaaataaggcaAGGAAAATAAAATGACCATTTCCGTTTGCTGACTTTTCGCTGAACCGTATCTGCAGTATGTAACAAAATGTTCACAGTTATTCCATAGTAAACTGTAAGGGATGGCGCCGACGAGTTGTTCTGCCCTCTCTGCAACCTCTTCATTTGGGAACGGTTGTTGCGCCTTGCATTTTCTATCCATATGATTCACCAATATGTTTGAGCCATACACAAAGTCCTCCAAAGTGTCCACGCGCACCGTGGCACACTTGTACAAGCAACCCATGATGAGTCTCTTATTTGTGATAACTGTTTTGATGATTATCTTATCGTTGGTGAGCACCGGCATGATATCTGGGATCAGGTGAGCGACTTTGTTGTCACCCAAGTAGATACCGAAGTGCGTGAACAAAGTTCTCGGCACCTCCAAAAGGTCCCCTCTCAGGAGAGACAACGGTGCGTGACTGTGCATCGTGCGCTCTTTGCGTTTCCTATCCGTCCATTTAAACTCAAAAAGTTTGAAGTTGGAGAGAAGGGATAGCTTCTCGACGAGAAATGTCAATGAGTCGAGCATGTTGAAAGTTCCTGTCCAAAGTTTTCTGAGAGTTGTCTGGGAGAAGTGGGTTTATATGCGTAAGTGCACTAGGAGGGGACAGTGCAGCTCGAAGGTAAACCCCGAAGACACGATTGGCCACATATGGCACATATGTCTTTTTTCTTTCATCTACAGAATTTGGAAAAATTGTTTGCTATACTTTTAATCATTTGTTTATGCTGAAGATGTACGTTGATTTGCGTAATTTAAATTCACAACCATTACATTTGTAGGATTTACAAATTATAATTACAGGCTCATTTGAATCATATTGTACGAATACATtagcaattttttatttttatttacaatttTATAATCACAAATGCagatttataaaataaaaaaattatgacCTTGTGCCCAGAATCTTGAAATTATTTCCctttattattttattacatacagtaggCCCTATGGGACAATCAAGACAACATTTTGAAGAGCATTGTCTGGCCCATTAGGCCTAAACTGTCTTTTAATTTAATCTACCTCAACGATCTTTACAGTTATTGTATTATAAGTAAACTAACCTTGTCTGCCAAGCATTGTGCTACTTTTGGAGCAAGCCCTTTGTTTTTTTGCTTTTTGGGGGGGTACCCCATTTTCTCCGCCCCATCACCACAGCTCCTGTATGGATAccagagaggcgaaggtcgagagccatagcAAGCCAATTTTAACTAATTTATAGTATTTCCCGGTACAGTAACCCCAACATGTTAGCCTCTCCCATCCCATTTATTGCCAATGACCTGGAGTAAAATGGTTGACTTTTGTTTGTACTGTAGTTGGTCTTGGTTTGTGAAATGTGAGATGATCTAATTAGTCTATTTAGATGATTGCCTTGCAGACCGTAGGCTTTTGGCCTGCTTTGCTGACTCATAGTGGCTGGTCAGTTAGGACTATCTCCAATCCAGGATCATTTAACGTGAATATAAATATTGTATTCAGTGATCCAATTTAGCTACCTGACACTGGCATATGATAACAAAGTGGCATTCCATAGACCAGCAGATTACTTGATAAAATCCTACTGGCTCCAATTCCACATTCATCTTTTGGACATGAATAACTCCTTTAGTGAAAGGAGTTAAACTCATTTGATATGTCTTTCAACATATACCAACCTGAATACATGGCTGCTCATTTCAGAGTATAGGAAAATAAGTGTGTTACCTATAAAGCCTCAGATTTTCAAGGTTAACTGGAATCCGGATGTATACAGCTAAGTCAAGTGTTTATTAAAACACTTGACACCAAGACACGGAACATCAAGTACAAACATCAAGCATTCCCTGTTAACATGTATAATATCTTAGTGTTAACGGGTCCATTCCTTTGCTAGCTAACTACCTAAAAGAATGAGGCGATGGTAGCTGAAGTTGAACAGGAGAACTGGGTTTTATTGCCTTCAAAATACAGGCTGGACTTAACAGAGTGTTAAGATGGCTGCCTTGGTAGGGCTGCCTTCGCGGGGCTATCGCTGTCAGTCCATATTCGGTCTGCCTTCACTCTTACTCCAACGACTCCCCTCAACCCCGAAACTAGTGGCTTATCATGTTATTATTGAAACTGTACATTAACTTGAGGTCCTGAGTCCATAACAAAGGCTCCAAAGTGGGTCGATGTTAGA
It contains:
- the lrat gene encoding lecithin retinol acyltransferase, with product MLDSLTFLVEKLSLLSNFKLFEFKWTDRKRKERTMHSHAPLSLLRGDLLEVPRTLFTHFGIYLGDNKVAHLIPDIMPVLTNDKIIIKTVITNKRLIMGCLYKCATVRVDTLEDFVYGSNILVNHMDRKCKAQQPFPNEEVAERAEQLVGAIPYSLLWNNCEHFVTYCRYGSAKSQQTEMFCECLKSIIQDQRSVFLSVLLGMIYILCFGLAPSTTLPTILISFTLWMAG